Part of the Paenibacillus sp. FSL R7-0273 genome is shown below.
TAAACCATTTACTTTGTAGAGGATCAGCCTTGATTGCCTTCACATCAGCACGCTCCTGTCCGGGAAAGACGGTATGCCTCCCCTGAATTACATCTCAGTGCATCCTATGCGGCAACAGCACCAGTGGAATGAACCATTTGTCCTGTGGCGGCGGATTAACTTTAAAGTCCGTCTTGCCCTGTCACCGCCTGCGCTTAGGGCATATTTTAGTGCAGACGCTAAAGTGTCAATTCACGTACGGAGATGAAACGAATGTCATCCATTTCAGCAAACGGAGCGGTTAGCGCCCCCGCTATTGACGTCCTGATCCCGGCCATTGAAAAAGATCTGGCAACCCTTCCCTTTGTAATCGACAGTCTGCGCCGCCATGTCCGCCATCCGATCAGTCACATCTACATCGTTTCACCGTCCAGCAGCAGAATCCGGGAGCTATGCGCACGCAAAAATTGTATTTTTGTCGATGAAGCCACCGTCCTGCCGTTCTCTAACCAAGACATCCATTACTCCTCCGCCCGCTGGAACCGGTCCGGCTGGCTGTATCAGCAATTGCTGAAAATGAATGGGGACCGCATCTGCCGGGAGTCTTTTTTTCTGGTCATTGATGCAGACACCGTGCTGATCCGCCCCCACCGCTTCCGCTCAGCAGGCAAAACCGTGTTTTATTGCCGGAACTGGAGCCAGCCGGAGTATTTCCGTACGTACAAGAAGCTGCTTGGGAGCGCCGCCCCTTCCCCCAGGTCTTTTGTGACCCATTACATGCTGTTTGAAAGACAGAAGCTGGCCGCCTTGAAAAAAACAATTGAAGCACGGCACGGGCTGCCCTGGCATGCAGCCATCCTCCGCAGCATCAATAAGAAAAAGCAGTTTGGCTTCTCCGAATATGAAACGTATGCCAACTATGTATACAGCCGCAGCCGCACTTCCGTGCTGCTGAGAAACGCAAACAACAAATCGCTGCACAGTCCCGCAGCCAGCCTGAAGGATGATCAAATCCGCAAGCTGGCCCGTACCTACCGCTCGCTGTCCTTTCATCAGCGTAAAGGCTATTCCATCCCCGCCCGGCATTAAGGAGGCTTACTGTATGCACCATACCATTCTGCTCTGCGGCGGCTCCGGGCAGCGGCTCTGGCCGCTCTCCGGTGAGATCCGCTCCAAAATGTTTCTTGATCTGCTCCCCGCACCGGACGGAGGCACGGAATCCATGCTCGGACGGGTATGCCGCCAGCTTACGCAGGCAGGACTGGGCGGGTCCGCCCTGTTCGTGACCCATAAGGATCAGCAGGCTCTTGTCGGGCGCTATACCGGCAGCGCCTATCCGGTTATCGGGGAGCCGTATAAACGCGGGACCTTTACAGCGGCTGCACTTGGAGTTCTACACTTGTATACGACAGGAAAAGCAAAGCCGGAGGACACGATAGGCGTGGCTCCGGCTGATATGTTCGCGGACGATGATTTCTTTCAGTTATTCCATCAGTTTGCCGGCGTGCTGACCGCTTCCGGGGCCGAGCTTGCGTTGCTAGGGACAAGGCCCGCCCATCCCTCCGACCAGTACGGTTACATCGTCCCAGGTGAAGCAGCCTCCGGCGGCTACGCTCCGGTGATTTCCTTTGAAGAAAAGCCCGGACGCACCCGGGCGGAGGAGCTGATCGGCAGGCAGGCACTCTGGAACTGCGGAGTGTTTGCTTTCCGCCTCAGCTTTATGCTGTCCCAGCTGGCACAGATGGGCCTGCCGGCTGAGGTTGACGCGTTCACGTGCCTGTATGCCGGCCTGCCGGTTCGCAGCTTCGACAAGGAGATTGCAGAACGCTGCAGCCGGGCTGTAGTCCTGAAACATGAAGGCCGGTGGGGCGATCTCGGAAGCTGGTCAGCCCTGAGCGAAGAGCTGCAGCAGCCGGTAACCGGCCAAGGCGGAATCTGGGGGGAATCCCCCGATTCCGTGATCATTAACGAGTTGAGCCTTCCGCTGCATGTGATTGGCGTGCCGGGCATTGTCGCTGCAGCAAGCCCTGAAGGCATTCTGATTGCGGGCAGACATGAGGCCAATGCAATCAAGGAAATCCTGCAGCAGAATCCGGCTCAGCCGCGATATGGGGAAAGCGGCTGGGGAAGCTGCACTATACTGGACCGCACGGACGGCGTACCAGAACAGGCAGTGACACTTAAGCTGTGTATCCTGCCGGAGCACGAGCTGCCCGAGACCTCCTGCCGGCATTCCCGCAAGCACTGGCTTATTACAGCAGGACAAGGGGAAATCCTGCGGAACGGACTCAGCACCGAGGCGCATCCGGGCGATTGCTTCACCTTTAAGCAGGGGGAGCGGCATGGGATCAGAGCCCATACCGCTATAGAGCTGATTGAAATCCGAATGCTCGGCGAGGGTGATGAGGAGTCATTTTACACCTAAACTGCCCGGCTCCGCTCTGCCATCAGACCGTCTCTTCGCGCAGATCATGCTCCATGAACAGAATGTCCCGTTTCATTTCCTTCATGCCCTGACGAGATATTCTGCCGCTCTCGAACATGGCCTGCAGGCCGTCGCGCTCCAGCTGAATGCCGATCCGCGCCAGCTCCTGCATGGATTCGCCGTACTCTTCACGGCTGCCGGTATAGGCTTCGCCCCTTGTCAGCCGCAGCAGCATCCGTTCATATTGTAGTTTAAACGTACTGACTGCCTCAATGTCCGGTCCGCCCTCAGCGAGCAGAGCGTTCAGCTGCCCAAGCACATAAGTAACATTCCGGATGCGCAGCCGGGTGAGCTCAGCGCGTCTTTGCCGCCTGCTGAGCCGGGCCTGCTGCAGAAGGCCGACCATCTCATCCCAGTGCTTAACCGGAAAAAGCTCCCGCTTATACCGGACATCACGGGTATGCATAAACAACAGCCTGTTCATCCGGTTCAGGTATCTGTGGCCGGTGTACGGGTCAACCTCCTTATGCTCCAGCGCCAGCAGCGTGTTCTCCCGCTCCCACTTCATTACTGACAGGCCCAGTGTACGCTGCACCTCATCCTTCCGGTCATCCTTACGCAGCATGCGGATTCTCGAGGTATACGCGCTGATAATCTGGACCGAGGCGAGCCGGTTCTGCTCAGTGGATAATTCGTTCAATCCGGTGATCACACCCTGCAGAATTTCGATTTTGGCCTGTGTCTCTTCTTCTTCCTGCGCGGTCTCCGTCTCCGCTCCGAGCAGCAGCGGCAGCAGATAATTGGACGCCAGCAGCGTCCATAAGATAACGCCGGACGCCAGGAAAATGATCAAATCCCGGGACGGAAAAGCTGTACCGTCATCGAGAAAAAACGGCAGGGACAGTGTACTGGCCAACGTAATCGTTCCGCGTACACCGGACAGCGTGATGATCAGCGCAGTTCTGAATCTGCTTTTTCGCGGGCTGTGATCTGCTCCGCCTTCTCCAGGCACCTTCATCAGCAGCACCCAGATCAGCCGCAGGCCCAGCACTGCTAATGTAAGGAGCAGCGTGTACAGGATCACCCTGACATTGCCGATCTCCGGGCTGTTCCAGATCGTCTGTATAATGTCCGGCAGCTGTGTCCCGAGCAGCAGGAAGACCAGGCCGTTCAGCACAAAGATGATGACTGACCAGGTGCTTTTGGAAACTACACGCAGCTTAGCGACCTCGGGATTCATTTTTTTATAATTGAAGGAATGGGCGATACCCGCAGCAACTACAGCCAGGATTCCGTTGACTCCCAGCTCCTCGGCCGCCAGAAAGATCAGAAAAGGAGTCAAAAGCTCAATCAGCATATGCAGGGTAACGTTCTCCATCCCCAGCCTGCGCAGCCATTTAACAACGCCATATTTCATTAGCGTAAGCAGCAGGCCCAGCACCACGCCGCCCAGTGAAATAGCGAGGAAGCTTAGCCCGGCTGATCTAAAGGAGAACATTCCCGTAGCCATCGCGGCCGCTGCAAACTGGAACGAGACCAGGCCGGATGCATCGTTAATCAGCGATTCTCCCTCCAGAAGCTGCATCGTACGGTGGGGGATCTTTACTTTCTGCTCCAGCGCGCCTACCGCAACGGCATCCGTCGGCGCCAGGGCCGCTGCCAGTGCAAAGGAAGCCGCCAGCGGAATAACGGGCAGCAGCCAGTTCACGAAATAACCGACGATGCCGACCGTTACAAAGACAAGCCCAAGCGCCAGCAGAAGGATCGGCTTCCGCAGGCTCCAGAGCGCCTCCTTATCGGCATGACGCCCGTCATTGAACAGCAGCGGAGCAATGAACAGCAGCAGGAACAGCTCCGGATTGAGCGTTAACTCGAAATGCACCGGCAGCAGCGTGATCGCTACCCCCAGCGCAATCTGGATAATCGGCACGGAAACCGACGGAATGAACCGGTTCACCAGATTGGACACGGCCAGCGCCGCCAGCATCAGCAGTATGTATTCAAATAATTCCAAAAGCTCTCTACCCCCATCATCTTTAGTCAGGCTTAGTGTAAACAAACAATGCAAACGGAATGTAAACAGGCCGTATATTTTTTATCGGCAGGCTGCCGTGAGATTAGGTGGTTTTTGGATTTATGGAAATTAGGTATCGACAATCCACTTAATTTCTTTAATGAAGCTCCTCAAATCCAAACAAATGACTCCTCTCCAGCGCTTGTCGTTTGACCAGCACTGAACAGGAGTCATTATAGGACGTTATGTCCGCTTGTCTTGGCAAATTTACGGCAGCCCCAGCCATGCCCAGCTCAGTACGTTTGTTACAGCGGCTGCGTTGGCGGAACCTCAGGCGGTACCGGGGCCGGAATCTCCGGCTGCTCACGGGGAACGATCTCTGGCGGAATCTCAGCCGGCTTCGGCTCCGGTATCCGCTCTGGGTCGACCTCGGGCACAACCTTCGGGGGAAGCTCGGGCGGCAGATCCTTATTCATATTCATTGCAACGCACCTCCTTCCTTCCTGATACCCCTTTATACCCGGCAGGGCTTTTTTCAAACGGCAGCTCAGTTGCAGGAGCAGTTCTTTTGAGTTGCCGGTTGTCTCCGGCTCTCCCGGATGTTAAGCTGAAACCCAGAGATGCATACAAAGGAGCCTTCACCGATCATGTGGATTACTCTGTAACGATTAACTATGCGCAAGCCCCGCCAGCATATCCTCTAATCCGAATGGAGGAACAGATATGACACCTGCACCAAAACTTATTCTAATTGAAGGCCTGCCCGGCTCCGGCAAAACTACAACCGCTGCACTGGTTCAAGAGCTGCTGGCTGGGCAAAACATCAGTGCCCGGCTGTTTCTGGAAGGAAACCTGGAGCATCCCGCGGATTACGACGGGGTTGCCTGTTTTGAGGAGCATGAATTTGCAGAGCTGCTGGACAGCTTTGATCAATACAGAGATTTCTTGAATCAACACATCATCCGCCAGGATGGCCGCTGCTTTTTGGGATACCGCAAATTGCAGCAGCAATACGGCCCGGAATTCCCGGATGACGCCGGGCTGCTGAATGCTATTGTTCAAAAAGATATTTATGAGCTGCCGCTCGGAGACAACAGAAAGCTAATCACCGACAAGTGGAGGAAGTTCACTGCAGAGGCTGCAGCAGGATGTGAAACCTACATTTTTGACTGCTGCTTCATCCAGAATCCCGTAACGGCTGGAATGGTTAAATATGGCGCTGACAGCGAGACTGTCACTAGCTACGTAACCGGGCTCGCTGACATTATAGTGCCGCTCAATCCGCTGCTGATCTACGTTACACAGCATGATCTTGACCATTCTTTCAGAAAGGCTGTCCAGGAACGCCCGCCAGAATGGTCACAGGGATTCTTTACGTATTATACGAACCAGGGCTACGGTGCGCGGCACCAGTGCTCGGGCTTAGAAGGTACCATACAGGTGCTTAAAGCACGCCAAGAGCTGGAAGCTGATATTTACAGCAGCCTGACCATCGCCAAGCATAGGGCGGATAATTCCGCTTTTGACAGTGAGGGCTACAAGCAGGTGATTGGCGGGATTCTGGAAGAGTATTTCAGTGGTTAACCGGTTCACGTACCTGAAGCTGTGACACCGCATATGTCAACTCTGTCAGAGCTGAGCTGATATCTGCTATAATGAGCTGCATTTCTTCGTAAGGAGGGACAAACTCCGTGCCGAACTCAAATGTATAACTGTAAACTTTAGGCTTGGACGGATCTGTCAGATGACGGCTATAGGCATAATCCTGTGTAGTCCCGCTGGTGTAATACATTTTCGCTGACTCTTCCACTATATAAGACTTGCCCCGCACAGCCTTTAATGCTTCATTCATCCGGTTGCCAAGCTCCCGTTCGAGCTTCTCATCCTGAGGTGAAATATATTCCCTGTAGCGTTCCCTCATCATAGGTGCTTCAGAATCAGCGCTCCCCCTATAAGCATCATACTCATGGTTCTGAAAGTTCTGGCGGGGATTTACGGTCTGGTTATCATCATCCCCCCAGTTATACAGAATTTTCTGCCCGTAGCTGTGAATGTCTGCATAAAACCGGATTTGCGGATACGTATCCAAGAGATACTTAATATTTTGTGATTCCGGCTCTGAGAACGGGGCGGGCCCAAGGTAAGTTAGACTTCTTGTATCAGTTGATGTACCGATCCCGCTTCCCCATAAAAAGTCAAAGTTCCGGTTGAGGTCAACGCCCATTGGTGTTCCATCAGCACCAGGCCGGCGGTTTTTCCGCCACCAGAAGCCGTTTCCGGTTACCATATCATCGGTCGAACGTTGTTCATGATTATTCTGGCAATAGATCTTGCCGTCCGGATTAACCTCCGGGAAAATAATCAGGTCAACCGCATCGAGTGCCTGCTTGATTTGTTCATAGGCAAAGCTTTTATTGCCATACTGGACAGGAACCTTTCTGGTATAAGCTTCAACAAGCTTGTTCAGCAGGTTGAGGCAAATATCCGACCCGCCCCATTCCCGGGCGTGTACATTTCCAGTTATAAGGATGGCCGGCTTCGCTGAAGCCCGGCGCGGACCTGCGCTGAGTATAACAGCCCGGCAAGTCCGGTTCTCCCACGTCCGGTTAGGCAGCGTAATCAGTGATACCAGCTCAGGATACTGCCGGTTTAATTGCGTCAGTGTGTTGTCGATTTCATCCACAGTCATATAACCCCGGACCTTCTCAGCAGTATAATCTCCGGCATGGCTGCCAGCAGATTCATACCGGTTACCATGGTATACCTCCTGTAGCCGCTGAGCCGGAATATCGGTAGCATCCAGTTCAATTTCCAGTGAATAACCCGCTTTCTTCAGCTGCTCTACCTGTTCTTCCGTCAGCAGGCCGGACACAGAATAATCCGCTTCCGTCAGCTGCACCGCACTGCTTCTTACTATATCCAGATCATAACCTTCCAGTTCATGCAGCTTGTCCAGTGATGCGGCATGAATTACCGTCTGTAATATTCTCACGTTTGTATCCGCCCCTTCTGTATTTGTATTAAAAAGGCTGGCGAACCGCATGATTCAGGTCCGCCAGTCTGATTATTTCGACATTTCTGC
Proteins encoded:
- a CDS encoding DUF6492 family protein, which encodes MSSISANGAVSAPAIDVLIPAIEKDLATLPFVIDSLRRHVRHPISHIYIVSPSSSRIRELCARKNCIFVDEATVLPFSNQDIHYSSARWNRSGWLYQQLLKMNGDRICRESFFLVIDADTVLIRPHRFRSAGKTVFYCRNWSQPEYFRTYKKLLGSAAPSPRSFVTHYMLFERQKLAALKKTIEARHGLPWHAAILRSINKKKQFGFSEYETYANYVYSRSRTSVLLRNANNKSLHSPAASLKDDQIRKLARTYRSLSFHQRKGYSIPARH
- a CDS encoding sugar phosphate nucleotidyltransferase, whose product is MHHTILLCGGSGQRLWPLSGEIRSKMFLDLLPAPDGGTESMLGRVCRQLTQAGLGGSALFVTHKDQQALVGRYTGSAYPVIGEPYKRGTFTAAALGVLHLYTTGKAKPEDTIGVAPADMFADDDFFQLFHQFAGVLTASGAELALLGTRPAHPSDQYGYIVPGEAASGGYAPVISFEEKPGRTRAEELIGRQALWNCGVFAFRLSFMLSQLAQMGLPAEVDAFTCLYAGLPVRSFDKEIAERCSRAVVLKHEGRWGDLGSWSALSEELQQPVTGQGGIWGESPDSVIINELSLPLHVIGVPGIVAAASPEGILIAGRHEANAIKEILQQNPAQPRYGESGWGSCTILDRTDGVPEQAVTLKLCILPEHELPETSCRHSRKHWLITAGQGEILRNGLSTEAHPGDCFTFKQGERHGIRAHTAIELIEIRMLGEGDEESFYT
- a CDS encoding Na+/H+ antiporter; protein product: MELFEYILLMLAALAVSNLVNRFIPSVSVPIIQIALGVAITLLPVHFELTLNPELFLLLFIAPLLFNDGRHADKEALWSLRKPILLLALGLVFVTVGIVGYFVNWLLPVIPLAASFALAAALAPTDAVAVGALEQKVKIPHRTMQLLEGESLINDASGLVSFQFAAAAMATGMFSFRSAGLSFLAISLGGVVLGLLLTLMKYGVVKWLRRLGMENVTLHMLIELLTPFLIFLAAEELGVNGILAVVAAGIAHSFNYKKMNPEVAKLRVVSKSTWSVIIFVLNGLVFLLLGTQLPDIIQTIWNSPEIGNVRVILYTLLLTLAVLGLRLIWVLLMKVPGEGGADHSPRKSRFRTALIITLSGVRGTITLASTLSLPFFLDDGTAFPSRDLIIFLASGVILWTLLASNYLLPLLLGAETETAQEEEETQAKIEILQGVITGLNELSTEQNRLASVQIISAYTSRIRMLRKDDRKDEVQRTLGLSVMKWERENTLLALEHKEVDPYTGHRYLNRMNRLLFMHTRDVRYKRELFPVKHWDEMVGLLQQARLSRRQRRAELTRLRIRNVTYVLGQLNALLAEGGPDIEAVSTFKLQYERMLLRLTRGEAYTGSREEYGESMQELARIGIQLERDGLQAMFESGRISRQGMKEMKRDILFMEHDLREETV
- a CDS encoding M14 family zinc carboxypeptidase; this encodes MRILQTVIHAASLDKLHELEGYDLDIVRSSAVQLTEADYSVSGLLTEEQVEQLKKAGYSLEIELDATDIPAQRLQEVYHGNRYESAGSHAGDYTAEKVRGYMTVDEIDNTLTQLNRQYPELVSLITLPNRTWENRTCRAVILSAGPRRASAKPAILITGNVHAREWGGSDICLNLLNKLVEAYTRKVPVQYGNKSFAYEQIKQALDAVDLIIFPEVNPDGKIYCQNNHEQRSTDDMVTGNGFWWRKNRRPGADGTPMGVDLNRNFDFLWGSGIGTSTDTRSLTYLGPAPFSEPESQNIKYLLDTYPQIRFYADIHSYGQKILYNWGDDDNQTVNPRQNFQNHEYDAYRGSADSEAPMMRERYREYISPQDEKLERELGNRMNEALKAVRGKSYIVEESAKMYYTSGTTQDYAYSRHLTDPSKPKVYSYTFEFGTEFVPPYEEMQLIIADISSALTELTYAVSQLQVREPVNH